A single genomic interval of Gossypium raimondii isolate GPD5lz chromosome 11, ASM2569854v1, whole genome shotgun sequence harbors:
- the LOC105761069 gene encoding stemmadenine O-acetyltransferase produces the protein MVMEVEIVSKQLIKPTSSTPHHLTTYKLSFLDQFVPSSFYLPTVFFYVNQQTSIPPADIIASNSMRSQLLKESLSQTLTLFYPFAGRIKDHLSIACNDEGAYYVEARVNLPLCAFLNLPDSSYVSQLLPESNWTETSAEGYIAMIQVTTFACGGIAIGTFLSHAIADAPAAATFISSWAALTRKCGEEAPCPNFDASFVFPQSVAYPREATLLGMVNPFVKKGIWQSRRIVFDASAIASLKAKTASSSVPYPTRVEVVSALLSKCIMAASKAKSDIQKSTLIMHAVNLRQRARPQIPNYSMGNFLCLAAALVTAKETQLDNLVCHLRKAIGKIDIDLITALQGDGGWIKYCENMEEIGKASPGTNDTIDFIVFSSWCNMGFYEIDFGWGKPTWVSYAPKTKSDSEMVNTIFLMDTKMRNGIEAWVFLDEQHMVKLEQNQELLAFGILEPSPLNLMS, from the coding sequence ATGGTTATGGAGGTCGAAATAGTTTCCAAACAACTTATCAAACCCACTTCTTCAACACCTCACCATCTTACAACATACAAGCTTTCCTTTTTGGATCAGTTCGTTCCTTCATCTTTTTATCTTCCTACGGTATTCTTCTATGTGAACCAACAAACAAGCATTCCACCAGCTGATATCATTGCCTCCAACTCCATGAGGTCCCAGTTGCTTAAGGAATCTCTATCACAAACCTTAACTCTCTTTTATCCATTTGCAGGAAGGATCAAGGACCATCTTTCCATCGCTTGTAATGATGAGGGAGCTTACTATGTAGAGGCTAGAGTTAACCTTCCACTTTGTGCATTTCTCAACCTCCCTGATTCATCTTATGTTTCTCAACTCCTCCCTGAATCTAATTGGACTGAAACGAGTGCAGAAGGTTATATAGCCATGATACAAGTCACCACCTTTGCATGCGGTGGCATTGCTATTGGCACATTCCTCTCCCACGCAATTGCCGATGCACCTGCCGCCGCCACGTTTATCAGCAGTTGGGCTGCACTGACTCGAAAATGTGGTGAAGAAGCTCCATGTCCGAATTTCGACGCCTCTTTTGTCTTCCCACAGAGTGTGGCATACCCCAGGGAGGCAACCCTTTTGGGAATGGTCAACCCATTTGTCAAAAAGGGAATATGGCAGTCGAGGAGAATTGTTTTTGATGCCTCAGCAATAGCTTCACTGAAGGCCAAAACAGCAAGTTCAAGTGTGCCATATCCAACACGGGTCGAGGTTGTTTCAGCCCTCCTCAGCAAGTGTATTATGGCTGCTTCCAAAGCAAAATCCGACATCCAGAAGTCAACTCTTATAATGCATGCAGTGAATCTTCGTCAAAGGGCTAGACCACAAATCCCAAATTATTCAATGGGAAACTTCCTATGCTTAGCAGCTGCACTAGTGACAGCAAAGGAGACACAGTTGGATAACTTGGTTTGCCATCTAAGGAAAGCAATAGGAAAAATAGACATTGATCTTATTACCGCCCTACAAGGAGATGGTGGATGGATTAAATATTGCGAGAACATGGAAGAGATAGGTAAGGCGTCGCCTGGTACAAATGATACGATTGATTTTATTGTGTTTAGTAGTTGGTGCAACATGGGTTTTTATGAGATAGATTTTGGGTGGGGAAAGCCAACCTGGGTTTCCTATGCCCCTAAAACCAAATCAGATTCTGAGATGGTGAATACGATTTTTCTGATGGATACAAAGATGCGAAATGGAATTGAAGCATGGGTATTCTTAGATGAGCAGCACATGGTTAAGCTAGAGCAGAACCAAGAGCTACTTGCGTTTGGCATCTTGGAACCAAGTCCATTGAATTTAATGAGTTAG